From the genome of Rhododendron vialii isolate Sample 1 chromosome 10a, ASM3025357v1:
tttttgaaattgtggctaaggctttggcggttggttgtggggttaattggtggtgtgaagtcgattctaataagaaaaaaagagagagagagaggggggggagggggggaaggtaaattttgaaaataaaaaatagggttaaagtaattttcgataaataataagaaaaaaaagaacttaattgcatatttatttaccaataaaaaaaagaaatagttaaaagtaatttttgaatgtaaaaagtaaaaaaataaaaagttaacaccttccgttagctccatccgttaaaaattgacggaattggacggcaggggtttaattgctaacggaatgctaagtttaggtgtttttttgttaatagtgaaagttcaggtgtttttttgcaagttgtcagaaagttcagaggcttttttaaaattttcccgactttcttttaaaattcggatCATTGATTTGCCGAGATGGACGAATGAGATCGCGTGCTttcgtgaataagttattctcttCTCGAAATCATttagtttgggttttgagggcaATTTTTCGGTTGAAATGAGTGGATAAATAGATATATACTCCtagtaaaaaattattggatACCGTGCGCAAAGAAAGACAGTTGGGTTTcgagacccaaaacgaacacagattttttttttttgaaaatttgagaggGAAACTGCGTAGTATTTAGGTTGAAGGGGGCGGGAGCTGCTCGTAGGGTTTCACTGCGAGAGAGAAAGTGGTGAAAACATGAGGAAGACATAATAGGCAAACCAGTTCTCCTCTCACTCTTACCAGAAAAATCTCTACTTCGTCTCTCCAAACTCGATTCAGCACCAGACCTCGACGCCCGCCATGGTTTCCCGCAATGTGCTTATCGACATGCTTCTGTCCGATTCCTCTTCCGACGACAACTCAGCGGTGTTCATCATGTTAGTTTTTCTATACCGAAAGCGTCTCAATCGCCGAAAACGAGAAGAAGAGCGTCTTGATCGCCGGAAAAGATCCCGAATCCGCCGGCTCCGTCGCCAGTCTCGATCACTCCCGAGGCCTTTTGTTCCTTCACGTAaatccccctccccctccttcTCTGTCTCTATGCGTGCGTGTTTGTGTTTCTAATAGTAATTTGGTTTTTGAACCAGTTAACGTGCACCTCGACTGATAAATTAATATAGGGGTGCAAATGAGTTGAGCTGAGCTCGATAAATTAGCCTAAAACTTGAGCTCAAGCCTAGCTAATTTACTTGACAAACATCTTTAAATGAGCCAAGTCTATACAAACCAGCTGAGCTTTTGAGCCCTTTTAATAATACTAGATGAATTTCATCGTCCACTAGGCATATTTGCCCATTGGGCTCATTCTGTAGAAACTTTACGTCAGACCCAAAGTTTAAGTTTTTAAGGTGGAGATGAGatgttgggaaaatgacggccaatgacgtgttttgataattaatattagCTAAGGACATTCATTTTCCTTGAGATGTTTGATATAATAATAAGTGATCACTTATTTCATTCCCAATCAGTTTGGGATTGTATACCGTAACACATTGCCCTCACGTGCAACCGCGTTCGAAGTCTATCATGCTTAATTTCTTTTTGCGTCAGTGAGTCTATTATCGTGCTTCCTCTTTGTTGGGTGTATCAtcgtggggtgtgaattgtgaattGTTTAAATTATGGGATGGAATAAGTCTGCTCTGACACTATGCACAAGTTTTATTTCGAATCCAAAAAGTGTGAACTTTTAAATGGATAGTTCTCAACATTATATTAAGTTAAGTGATCATTCGTTGTATATGTCGGGATGAATTCTGTATGAATTGGTCCCAGTTGATCGCATCTACAAAGTTTCAAACATGAGATCTAGATGAACTAAACCCTAACGTCTCAAGAGTTGACAAGTTCCCCTTGGAGTTTATAATGTGCGTTTTATACGTGTATCAGTGTACGCATATGTACATCTTTCTAGGAAGAAGTGCCATTGACAGGGTGCTTAAACATGGCGGTGGGAATGATGCCTCTGATTCTTGTTCATCTTCTTCAGACCCTGAATTGCAGgcaaatgatgatgatgttgtGTTTGTTGGAGAGTACGATGAATCTCTCTCTTATTCTTCCGGTTAGTGTCCCCTTATTGCTATAGCAGTCTCTCATCAATTTTATCTTCCTTCATTATTCAGACGAGTTGGGTTTCCATATTGTCTCTGTTGTTAGTTCAAGAAAACTTACCATGTTCTATTTCATGGTATTGAAACTTTTTGCTGAAGTGATATTCTCAAAAGTTGTTTTTGTTCCTATTTAAGGCTTAATATTTACTGTTATATGTTTCACATAGCATGTGATCCTTGTTTTGTCTTGCTGAAAATCCTGTGGCCTAATGAGGGAAGAACTGTCCTATTTGATGTTTCGTTTTGCAGGATATGAGGGAGAGGATAGCTCTGCAGATGAAGTTGATGTTAACTCATCAGGTAAGCTGTACTATTTGAAATTCTTAAAACTTTTGTAGTAATAAATTGAAATTCTTAATTTCAGCAGTATCCATTTTGTTGAGCTGTGCAATTACTTTgaccttctcttttatttatttatttattttttttgggacctTCTCTATGTACCTCTTTATTAGGATGGTACTATGATTTTATGTAGCCTATACTTATGTCAGGAGTGCAACTTGGTCTGGTATAAACTATTTCGTCAATAGTTGATTGATTTTACTAAATTGATGTAACCTATTCCCAACACAATCAAACAATTGATAAAGACATTGAAGTGTCAACTTCTTCTGGAGATCCTAGATGAAGAATAACTTCTTGCTCTATGTACCTATGCGGAAttacatttcattttctcaCGCATAATCAACGTCCTATTTCTAAAAGGCCACTAGTTAGAAAACGTGTCTTATATTAGCTAGTTACAGTTGGTGCACCTTACTATCAAGTAGAATTGTGTTATTGCATAAATGTTGCTTTACTGAGCAGCTGTCATCAGAGGGTCATGTTTTGCAGGTTCATTTAGGGATATCCAAGCCTGCCACATCTTGCTACCTGCAATGGATGAATACCAAACAaatattttaccctcaatttgTCTTTTTACAAAACTTGCGTTGGATTTTGCTGTTAGTTACTTATAACTCTTTAAAATgtgtacttaccaaaaaaaaaaaactctttaaaATGTGTATGACTCTGCGCAATTCAATGCCTTTGGACATTCGGCTAATTTCGTATTTGCTTCCTCCACATCACTATGGTGATTTACATAGTATTGTCAAAGATTGAAGTTCAGAGTAAATTGCTTTGTGTTAAACTCTTGAAAACCAACCGACTCCAATATTTATCAAGGTATAAGCATTGACAGGTTCACTTACAAAGGACGATGATATCGGAATAAAAGATGATGGACAAGGTGATGCTAATGTTGTGAATACACTGTCTAACACTGTGGCCGAAGAAAACTGTATCCCGTCTGATGTAGGCTGCATCTTGAAATGTAAATCGGGTTTCAAGTGCAGGCTATGCCCAAGAATAGTTTGCATGACAGAGGAGACCTTGAAGGCTCATCTGAAATCCAAGGTACATTTTTAAATACTCAACTTCTTGATTCATTAGAAACCAAATCAGCGTTCGCAGAAGACCCCATTCAACATAACATGATTAGCAGAAATCCTTTTCCATGTGATCAGCTGCAAAGTATCACATTCACAGCCCtgacagcccctttggatgttGAGAAAGcgtgggaaaagaaaagaaaggacaGTCCCTTCCCTTATTTGGATAACTAAAAGAGATGAGATATGGTgagaaaggacaaaaaaaataaagaaccaGGATGAATCTTTATTAGTCCTTTTTGTTCCTAACCAAGCCTGTTTGGTGAGAAACcacaatcctttcttttctctccctttctcaaTATCCAACTCACAATCCAAAGGGCCCGTTAATGCTGCAATGCATGGGGCCTCCATCCTCGTCCCTGTCCGATCTTTTAAGTTCTCAAATCTCCATTACTTTGTACCTATTAACTATGTCAATTTTATTATAATAGTAGATGTTTTGAACCTGTTTCTCGAACCTCACTCTCGACACTTTGaaatgtagaaaaaaaaatgcttgggAGGAAACTTGTTTGTATGGTCTCATCTACTGATCTAATGAAGGCTCCTTTTACATTTTTACAATAGAGACATGCCCGCTCTGAAACATTACTTAATAAAGGGAGGCTGCGGCTCATTCGGAACAGTGATGGCGAAGTTGAGGGAGAGGTAGATGCTGGTGCAGAGAGGCGTGCTCGAATTGCAGCTGCTGCACTGGTTGGTTCATTAGCTATTGAGATGATCTCCAGATAACTGAGTAGAATGAACCTATGTTGCATTCAGACCTcaattcatttctcttttttaattattacagGTTCCAGCTAACTCAAGGAAGGAAAAAGAGGTGCGGCAGAAATGGAGGAACAGGCTAAAGAAGGTCGTAATTATGACATCGTAGGGGCTGCGTTTGTGCTTTTGGTGAAAGAAAATGTAAATTCTAATAAGATTTTTGTGTACCTTACAGAAGAAGGGAGAAGATGCAAACTTGGTTAAAGCCAGCCTATCAGCAAAGCATCCAGCAAAGAAAAAGCTTAAATTTGAGGATTGAAGCTTCTGGTAAGTATGTTGGCTTGTAGACAGTGAACTGGGATGTATAATCAAGAAACAGAACATGGACATAgtttgtggttttttttgtgtgctgcAAACAAAGAGCTGGTATAGTCCTACAATTTTTTGGCCGAACCCGTGCAAAGGGCTACTTGAATGTGAATGTACCATGACATTGCTGTTGCTTTTTCTACCCTTCTGCAGATTGGGTTTGTGTGTATCTTCCTGTCACCTGTTTAGAGACAAATAGGCTTTTCAGCAATAACATTACCGGCTCGAAGCTTTGCATTTTATAGTTTGTGCGCATTAtacatttggtttgatttttggtgaaatttagTGCGaagaatattttgtttttgattggGGGGAGAAATTACATTGAAGTATGGTTAAATTAGGCCTATTAATGGGCCAAATCCAATCCGGATCCGACAAAtccaaatccgatagtggtaatccgaatccgaaaaataaGAATCCGatctgaaaacttttttacttcaaaaattttagcaaaaaaaataaaataaaaatacatcttacacattttttttttcaaaataaaaaatttacagtttttaaaaaaaaattaaaaataaagttcggattgaactgataacggatttaatccgatctgTATTTGAATTACCGAATTTAGATTATTGGATCGACGTTATCAGATTTGGATCGGATCCAAATTAGATCTGATCCATTGACAGGCATAGGTCAAATCATGTTATCTATACTCGGAACACCTCTTTCACAAAGCAACTGCAAATTTGTATGGTACCAAGTATGGGAAAGGATCATCTCATGCAATGATTTTTATATGCGACTGCAGTCTTATTTGATGAAAGAATTACTCAATTGGCCTAAATGCGTAAatcattcattcaaaaaattaagttgattaGACATGGAAAAATACTTGATCGAATCATATTCGTGGTCAAATG
Proteins encoded in this window:
- the LOC131302601 gene encoding uncharacterized protein LOC131302601 isoform X1, which translates into the protein MVSRNVLIDMLLSDSSSDDNSAVFIMLVFLYRKRLNRRKREEERLDRRKRSRIRRLRRQSRSLPRPFVPSHPELQANDDDVVFVGEYDESLSYSSGYEGEDSSADEVDVNSSGSLTKDDDIGIKDDGQGDANVVNTLSNTVAEENCIPSDVGCILKCKSGFKCRLCPRIVCMTEETLKAHLKSKRHARSETLLNKGRLRLIRNSDGEVEGEVDAGAERRARIAAAALVPANSRKEKEVRQKWRNRLKKKKGEDANLVKASLSAKHPAKKKLKFED
- the LOC131302601 gene encoding uncharacterized protein LOC131302601 isoform X2, with the protein product MVSRNVLIDMLLSDSSSDDNSAVFIMLVFLYRKRLNRRKREEERLDRRKRSRIRRLRRQSRSLPRPFVPSHPELQANDDDVVFVGEYDESLSYSSGYEGEDSSADEVDVNSSGSLTKDDDIGIKDDGQGDANVVNTLSNTVAEENCIPSDVGCILKCKSGFKCRLCPRIVCMTEETLKAHLKSKRHARSETLLNKGRLRLIRNSDGEVEGEVPANSRKEKEVRQKWRNRLKKKKGEDANLVKASLSAKHPAKKKLKFED
- the LOC131302601 gene encoding uncharacterized protein LOC131302601 isoform X3, encoding MVSRNVLIDMLLSDSSSDDNSAVFIMLVFLYRKRLNRRKREEERLDRRKRSRIRRLRRQSRSLPRPFVPSHPELQANDDDVVFVGEYDESLSYSSGYEGEDSSADEVDVNSSGSLTKDDDIGIKDDGQGDANVVNTLSNTVAEENCIPSDVGCILKCKSGFKCRLCPRIVCMTEETLKAHLKSKVPANSRKEKEVRQKWRNRLKKKKGEDANLVKASLSAKHPAKKKLKFED